One Bacteroidota bacterium genomic region harbors:
- a CDS encoding amidohydrolase: protein MLKIDIHTHIIPEHLPDLKGKYGYGGFISLDHHKPCCAKMMIDGKFFREIQDNCWDAGVRMKECDHHHIDVQVLSTIPVMFSYWAKAEDALDLSMFLNDHLADIVQRYPKRFIGLGTIPLQSPSLAIKELERCMKIGLRGVQIGSHVNEWNLNAPELFPVFEAAQELGAAIFVHPWEMMGKEKMPKYWLPWLVGMPAETSLAICSMIFGGVFEKLPGLRVAFAHGGGSFPATIGRIEHGFNVRPDLVAVDNKENPRKYLKQFYLDSLVHDPMMLDYLVNLMGADRIALGTDYPFPLGELEPGKLIASMPYDDSVKERLLSGTALEWLKMNKEMFL from the coding sequence ATGCTAAAAATTGACATACATACCCACATTATACCGGAACATCTGCCTGACCTGAAGGGCAAATACGGGTATGGCGGATTTATTTCCCTTGACCATCACAAACCCTGCTGCGCGAAAATGATGATCGACGGAAAATTTTTCCGCGAAATTCAGGACAATTGCTGGGATGCAGGAGTGCGAATGAAAGAATGTGATCATCATCACATCGATGTACAGGTACTATCAACAATTCCAGTGATGTTCAGTTATTGGGCAAAAGCGGAAGACGCTTTGGATTTGTCGATGTTTCTTAATGACCACCTCGCGGATATCGTGCAACGTTATCCGAAACGCTTCATTGGGTTAGGGACAATTCCATTACAATCTCCTTCACTTGCGATTAAAGAGCTGGAGCGTTGTATGAAAATAGGTCTGCGTGGAGTTCAAATAGGTTCGCACGTGAACGAATGGAACCTGAATGCTCCGGAACTCTTTCCGGTATTTGAAGCCGCTCAGGAATTAGGCGCGGCGATTTTTGTGCATCCCTGGGAAATGATGGGAAAAGAAAAAATGCCGAAGTACTGGCTCCCATGGCTTGTAGGTATGCCGGCTGAAACATCTCTTGCGATTTGTTCCATGATTTTTGGTGGTGTTTTTGAAAAACTTCCCGGTTTGCGTGTCGCATTTGCACATGGCGGAGGATCTTTTCCGGCAACGATAGGAAGAATTGAACATGGTTTCAATGTTCGTCCTGATCTTGTGGCTGTCGACAACAAAGAGAATCCAAGAAAATACCTCAAACAATTTTATCTTGATTCACTCGTTCATGATCCGATGATGCTGGATTATCTCGTGAACCTTATGGGTGCTGATCGTATCGCGCTTGGAACGGATTATCCATTTCCTTTGGGAGAACTGGAACCGGGAAAACTCATTGCTTCCATGCCTTATGATGACTCTGTGAAAGAACGATTACTTTCCGGTACTGCTCTGGAATGGTTGAAAATGAATAAGGAGATGTTTCTCTGA
- a CDS encoding DUF1223 domain-containing protein, whose translation MRFRLEFLLFLTLLISNTIADAQDNGFAVVELFTSEGCESCPAGDKILSQLSAEAKQSGKAIYCLEYHVDYWNKGGWKDPFSKNQFTFRQENYSRVLPGKEMYTPQIVINGQAELNANNLSLAKAAIEKARNQTPLLNLTFQVDSIRRDTAFVSYTCSKQDKNYVLRFVLTDNKVSSKVTGGQHTGKLLVHDNVVRLLYSVNNPSAQGQAAIPLKEFKADANFTWTAFVQHKQSLRILGASRVQ comes from the coding sequence GTGCGATTCCGACTTGAATTTCTTTTATTCCTTACTCTTTTAATCAGCAATACAATTGCAGATGCACAGGATAATGGTTTTGCTGTCGTGGAACTTTTCACCTCTGAAGGTTGCGAAAGTTGTCCTGCCGGCGATAAAATTTTAAGTCAGCTTTCAGCCGAAGCAAAGCAGTCAGGGAAAGCCATTTATTGTCTGGAGTATCACGTTGATTACTGGAACAAAGGAGGATGGAAGGATCCCTTCAGTAAAAATCAATTTACATTTCGCCAGGAAAATTATTCGAGAGTACTTCCCGGAAAGGAGATGTATACCCCACAGATCGTCATTAATGGTCAGGCTGAATTGAACGCGAATAATCTTTCGCTCGCCAAAGCCGCGATTGAAAAAGCACGCAACCAGACACCTCTTTTAAATCTGACTTTTCAGGTTGATTCCATTCGCCGGGATACAGCTTTTGTTTCTTACACCTGTTCAAAGCAGGATAAAAATTATGTCCTTCGTTTTGTACTCACAGATAATAAAGTGAGCAGTAAAGTTACAGGTGGACAGCATACCGGTAAATTACTTGTGCATGATAATGTTGTGAGACTACTTTATTCTGTAAACAATCCTTCTGCACAAGGACAGGCAGCTATCCCTTTAAAGGAATTCAAAGCTGATGCGAATTTCACATGGACCGCGTTTGTTCAACACAAACAAAGTCTGCGTATCCTTGGCGCGAGTCGCGTTCAATGA
- a CDS encoding T9SS type A sorting domain-containing protein yields MIRKLLLGVLPIAMIALFTSEKMSDNGKAGYTGSPGEQTCTNCHSDFALNSGGGSIAIGSPSMTNWEYLPNTTYNMSVTVSRSANSLFGVAIEALDATNDNAGTLNITDAASTQIKTRTVSGVVRRNVVHQLNGGATAAAKEFNFSWTSPATNIGPVTFYFAGAAADADGAESGDYVYSGSQVANPNTTATNDLNVDAVQSVYPNPASSFITVTYKANLSGLVTMNLFSLKGDLVQKHISSTELPGTHTEVIRNLSALPTGVYFLQTIVDGSAKIQKVIIQ; encoded by the coding sequence ATGATCCGTAAACTTCTACTTGGTGTTCTTCCAATTGCAATGATCGCTCTTTTCACGAGCGAAAAAATGAGTGATAATGGCAAAGCGGGCTATACCGGCTCGCCAGGTGAACAAACCTGCACAAATTGCCACAGTGATTTCGCTTTGAATAGTGGTGGTGGTTCAATCGCCATTGGTAGTCCTTCTATGACAAATTGGGAATACCTCCCGAATACGACCTACAATATGAGTGTTACTGTTTCCCGAAGCGCAAACAGCCTGTTTGGTGTTGCTATTGAGGCTCTTGACGCAACAAATGACAATGCCGGAACGCTTAACATTACAGATGCGGCATCAACACAGATTAAAACCCGTACCGTTTCAGGTGTGGTTCGTCGCAATGTAGTTCACCAATTGAATGGTGGAGCTACTGCTGCAGCAAAAGAATTTAATTTCAGCTGGACATCACCTGCAACCAATATCGGTCCGGTTACCTTCTATTTTGCCGGTGCTGCCGCAGATGCTGACGGAGCTGAAAGCGGTGATTATGTTTATAGCGGAAGTCAGGTTGCAAATCCGAATACTACTGCTACTAATGATCTGAATGTAGATGCTGTTCAGTCGGTTTATCCGAACCCTGCATCCTCTTTCATCACTGTTACTTACAAGGCGAATTTGTCCGGACTCGTAACAATGAATCTGTTCAGTTTGAAAGGTGACCTTGTTCAAAAGCACATTTCATCTACTGAATTGCCGGGCACACATACTGAAGTGATTCGTAACCTGAGTGCATTGCCAACCGGAGTTTATTTCCTGCAAACGATTGTGGATGGATCTGCGAAAATCCAAAAAGTAATTATTCAATAA
- a CDS encoding response regulator transcription factor, with translation MKVLLVEDEKELLQSMVAFLKESGMVCEQATDLSSALEKIDLYDYDCIVLDIGLPDGNGLKLIEEMQKKEHKTGIVIVSARNSLDDRLTGLNIGADDYITKPFYMPELTARIKSVVRRRTFEGKREIIYHELKVLPDEMVMYVNDKMISLTKKEHELLMYLLSNSNKVLTKESIAEHLWGDHADMADSFDFIYSHIKNLRKKITDNGGKDYLKSVYGVGYKFSGE, from the coding sequence ATGAAAGTACTACTGGTAGAAGATGAAAAGGAATTACTGCAATCCATGGTTGCGTTTTTAAAGGAATCAGGGATGGTTTGCGAGCAGGCGACAGATTTATCCTCTGCTCTGGAAAAGATTGATTTGTATGATTACGATTGTATTGTCCTCGATATCGGTTTGCCTGATGGTAATGGCCTGAAGTTAATCGAAGAAATGCAGAAAAAGGAGCATAAAACAGGAATTGTGATCGTTTCTGCCCGAAATTCTCTCGATGACCGTCTTACCGGATTGAATATTGGGGCGGATGATTATATCACGAAGCCGTTTTATATGCCGGAACTGACTGCCAGGATCAAATCGGTAGTGCGCAGAAGAACATTTGAAGGAAAAAGGGAGATCATTTACCATGAATTAAAGGTTCTGCCCGATGAAATGGTGATGTATGTAAATGATAAAATGATCAGCCTCACCAAGAAAGAGCACGAATTGCTTATGTATTTGCTGAGTAATTCGAATAAAGTGCTTACCAAAGAATCCATCGCTGAACACCTCTGGGGCGACCACGCGGATATGGCCGATTCTTTTGATTTTATTTACAGCCATATCAAAAACCTCCGTAAAAAAATTACTGATAACGGAGGAAAGGACTACCTTAAATCAGTGTATGGAGTAGGGTACAAGTTTTCCGGTGAATAA
- a CDS encoding HAMP domain-containing histidine kinase, with product MKLLNLTNRYYIVIALFLLLISVSFLTYRVIYLMDKEISDHMRYEKMQIEKQIALQPAIQNTHFVLGDRIQIDPIPKFTTFKVILRDTTVLLSEEGKIIKVPYRILSYEQLISNQSYRITLWRRLTENRDLGRGLVTTIILVSLDIIACFYFLNRWFSSKVWRPFYRAINVLKKFDLQKGGKVLFQRSNVEEFNTLNAELTKLTDKVTRDYKNLREFTENMSHETQTPLAIIRSKLELLLQSENLKEDQIGHIRSTLDSVNRLSKMNKSLILLTRIENEQYATEDLVPLGVLLRQQLESLDVFIENKELKVQTHIDDDISIRMNQHLADILLTNLLSNAIKYSTRGGELNIMLTTQRLVVSNSGPPLTIPGDQIFERFKKGDSPDSVGLGLAIVKKIGGHCSLQLHYEYTNGMHNFIVEFRPDRVVVRQV from the coding sequence ATGAAGCTGCTGAATCTAACCAATCGCTACTACATTGTCATTGCATTATTTCTATTGCTGATCAGTGTCTCATTTCTTACCTATCGGGTCATATACCTGATGGACAAGGAAATCTCAGACCACATGCGCTATGAAAAAATGCAAATTGAAAAGCAGATTGCGTTACAACCGGCGATTCAGAATACACATTTTGTTCTGGGAGATCGTATTCAGATTGACCCGATTCCAAAGTTTACTACGTTTAAAGTTATTCTCCGGGATACTACTGTTCTTCTCAGCGAAGAAGGAAAAATTATCAAAGTTCCTTATCGGATTTTATCCTACGAACAACTTATTTCAAATCAAAGTTACCGCATCACCCTCTGGAGAAGGCTCACAGAAAACAGAGACCTGGGGAGAGGTTTGGTCACCACCATCATTCTTGTTTCACTGGATATCATCGCCTGTTTTTATTTTCTGAACCGATGGTTTTCGAGTAAAGTATGGCGTCCCTTCTATCGCGCGATCAATGTGCTCAAGAAATTTGATCTTCAAAAAGGAGGTAAGGTATTGTTTCAGCGTTCCAATGTGGAGGAGTTCAATACCCTGAACGCGGAACTCACCAAACTCACCGATAAAGTCACACGAGATTATAAAAACCTCCGTGAGTTTACAGAGAACATGAGTCATGAAACTCAGACACCACTCGCGATTATCCGTTCGAAACTGGAACTCTTACTCCAATCAGAAAATTTAAAAGAAGATCAGATCGGACATATCCGAAGTACACTTGATTCAGTGAACAGACTTTCGAAAATGAACAAGAGCCTTATCCTGCTCACACGTATCGAGAATGAGCAATATGCCACGGAAGATTTGGTTCCATTAGGAGTATTGCTAAGACAACAACTCGAAAGCCTTGATGTATTTATTGAAAATAAGGAACTGAAAGTTCAAACACATATCGATGATGATATCAGTATTCGCATGAATCAACATCTTGCGGATATTTTATTGACAAATCTATTATCCAATGCAATAAAATACAGCACCAGGGGAGGCGAACTTAACATAATGCTCACGACCCAGAGATTGGTGGTGTCCAATTCAGGCCCTCCTTTGACAATTCCCGGAGATCAGATTTTTGAACGTTTTAAAAAAGGCGATTCACCAGATTCAGTTGGTCTCGGTCTGGCAATCGTGAAAAAAATTGGTGGCCATTGTAGTTTGCAGCTGCATTATGAATACACCAACGGAATGCATAATTTTATTGTTGAATTCAGGCCGGATCGGGTGGTTGTCCGTCAGGTCTGA
- a CDS encoding amidophosphoribosyltransferase, whose translation MSDSIHHECGVALIRLLKPLSYYQEKYGTSFYALNKLYLLMEKQHNRGQDGAGIANIKFDVDPGTRYISRYRSNHKQAIADIYARIHSKFEQIGKSHPDKINNPEWLKKNVAFTGELWLGHLRYGTYGGNSIEACHPFLRQNNWMTRNLVVAGNFNMTNVDELFEDLVKLGQHPKEKADTVTVMENIGHFLDVENDELYYKFKELGNSKQEISPLIAGHLDIAKILRNSSQNWDGGYTIAGLFGHGDAFVLRDPAGIRPAFYYRDEEIVVVTSERPAIQTALNVPAEKIQEIKPGHALIIRKNGKITEEQIKEPTQKLSCSFERIYFSRGSDVDIYKERKELGRLLCQSTLQAVDHDLRNTVLSFIPNTAEVAFYGMLSGMEDYLRDVKKRKIKALGDDLTDEKLNEILSIRPRAEKIAIKDAKLRTFITNDTDRSDMVTHVYDITYGTIRKGIDNLVVIDDSIVRGTTLKNSILRMLDRLGPKKIVIVSSAPQIRYPDCYGIDMARIGDLVAFRAAIELLDEHNMEHIVDEVYQRCKEQLELGVNEMKNFVRMIYQPFTAEQISAKIAQLVRPDDCKAEVQIIFQKIEDLHSACPNHRGDWYFSGNYPTPGGNKVVSRAFINYIEGINARAY comes from the coding sequence ATGTCGGACTCCATCCATCACGAATGCGGCGTCGCGCTGATACGCTTGCTAAAACCCCTTTCTTACTACCAGGAGAAATACGGGACATCTTTTTACGCATTGAACAAACTATACCTGTTGATGGAGAAACAACACAACAGGGGACAAGACGGAGCCGGAATCGCGAATATTAAATTTGACGTGGACCCGGGAACACGGTACATCAGCCGTTACCGTTCCAATCACAAACAAGCGATCGCGGATATTTACGCGAGGATCCATTCAAAATTTGAACAGATCGGAAAATCACATCCTGATAAAATTAATAATCCGGAGTGGTTGAAGAAAAATGTAGCCTTCACCGGTGAATTGTGGCTGGGTCATTTAAGATATGGTACTTACGGTGGAAATAGTATTGAAGCTTGTCATCCTTTCCTGAGACAAAACAACTGGATGACACGAAATCTCGTTGTCGCAGGAAATTTTAATATGACCAATGTTGACGAGCTGTTTGAAGACCTTGTCAAACTCGGACAACATCCCAAAGAGAAAGCCGATACTGTTACAGTGATGGAGAATATTGGTCATTTCCTCGATGTAGAAAATGATGAACTCTATTATAAATTCAAAGAACTGGGCAATAGCAAACAGGAAATTTCTCCTCTGATAGCCGGACATCTGGATATCGCGAAAATTCTGCGCAATTCATCACAGAACTGGGACGGAGGATATACTATTGCAGGTTTGTTCGGACATGGCGATGCTTTTGTACTTCGTGATCCGGCAGGAATTCGTCCGGCCTTTTATTACCGGGATGAAGAAATCGTTGTCGTTACTTCTGAAAGACCCGCAATACAAACCGCGTTGAATGTTCCTGCAGAAAAAATTCAGGAAATAAAACCCGGTCATGCACTCATCATTCGCAAGAATGGAAAAATCACTGAAGAGCAAATCAAAGAACCAACACAGAAACTGAGTTGTTCCTTCGAACGCATTTATTTTTCAAGAGGTAGCGACGTTGATATTTATAAAGAAAGAAAAGAACTCGGACGATTGTTGTGTCAGTCTACTTTACAGGCAGTAGATCACGATTTACGCAATACAGTTTTGTCATTTATTCCAAATACCGCTGAAGTCGCTTTTTATGGTATGCTTTCCGGGATGGAAGATTATCTCCGCGATGTAAAGAAGAGAAAGATTAAAGCCCTGGGTGATGATCTGACAGATGAAAAGTTAAACGAAATACTTTCTATTCGTCCAAGAGCGGAAAAGATCGCGATTAAAGATGCAAAACTGCGCACCTTCATTACCAACGATACGGATCGCAGTGACATGGTCACTCACGTGTATGACATCACATACGGAACCATCCGCAAAGGCATCGATAATCTTGTGGTGATCGATGATTCAATCGTTCGTGGAACAACGTTGAAGAATTCTATCCTCCGCATGCTCGACCGTTTAGGTCCGAAAAAAATTGTCATCGTTTCTTCCGCTCCTCAAATCCGATATCCCGATTGCTATGGTATTGATATGGCAAGAATCGGTGATCTTGTTGCTTTTCGAGCGGCAATTGAATTGCTTGATGAACACAATATGGAGCATATTGTAGATGAAGTTTATCAACGATGCAAAGAACAGCTTGAGCTGGGTGTGAATGAAATGAAAAATTTCGTTCGCATGATTTATCAGCCTTTCACCGCGGAACAAATCAGCGCGAAGATTGCTCAGTTGGTTCGTCCGGACGATTGCAAAGCGGAAGTACAGATTATTTTTCAGAAGATAGAAGATCTTCACAGCGCATGTCCGAATCATCGCGGTGACTGGTATTTCAGTGGGAATTATCCTACTCCGGGCGGTAACAAAGTTGTTAGCAGGGCCTTCATCAATTACATCGAAGGAATCAACGCTCGGGCGTATTAA
- a CDS encoding T9SS type A sorting domain-containing protein, whose translation MSNRIILFSSIGLLIAFGIFFLIANFGNHKRAMAALGMHGAKTVSSTGVIVNEYTSLTSNASSGSTSINVSSSSLNANGRFSGNLAAGELLMIIQMQGASINNTDASTYGAVTSYNNCGNFEFIEVQSILSATSIRLANGLARSYSTSGKVQVIRVPRYSSLTVNEGASITCSAWNGSTGGIVAIENNGTSVINGTIDATAKGFQGGAVEWNTATPGNHTIWRSTADTDGGEKGESIAGIPSSLPNGRYGRGAPANGGGGGNSHNAGGGGGANGGNVASWNGKGNPFNLNGNWTTAWNLEAAGFALNTSSGGGRGGYTWSNASLNPITTAPGNAGWTGDNRYNVGGYGGRPNTFTSSKIFMGGGGGAGDANNNVATGGGDGGGIVYLLSGKNVSGAGSIVANGEDVPTSSGTPGDAGGGGGGGGAIFIFSYTGTVSGITLTARGGVGGSQFLNNGAEVEGNGGGGGGGYISVSNPVLGLATSVAGGTFGVTNAPPMVNFTANGATSGGAGSIVNNPANPYSTSTTLPIELKSFEARPENGMVHIEWLTASEVNNNYFIVEKSQDGILYTRLCLVNGAGNSTSELYYECMDEHPSTGISYYRLSQTDYDGKTEFFEPVIVRMQGDTPESLRIKSIYPNPFEEELSFVFSEKPPTGKVCLVNSAGQVVRMEKMETGENKFKLNHLDNLLPGTYYLCFVSKDNKVVLQKVMKQ comes from the coding sequence ATGAGCAACAGAATTATTCTGTTCAGCTCCATTGGATTATTAATTGCCTTTGGTATTTTTTTCCTGATAGCAAATTTCGGAAATCATAAAAGAGCAATGGCCGCGCTGGGAATGCATGGTGCAAAGACTGTTTCATCCACCGGTGTTATAGTAAATGAATACACTTCATTAACATCCAATGCGAGTTCCGGTTCGACCAGTATTAACGTAAGCAGTTCAAGTTTGAACGCGAATGGTCGCTTTTCCGGTAACCTTGCAGCTGGGGAATTACTGATGATCATTCAGATGCAGGGAGCATCCATCAACAATACGGATGCCTCCACTTATGGTGCCGTAACTAGCTATAACAATTGCGGAAATTTTGAATTTATTGAAGTACAGTCTATCCTCAGCGCGACATCCATACGATTAGCCAATGGACTTGCCCGTTCTTATTCTACCAGTGGTAAAGTTCAGGTGATCCGTGTTCCAAGATATTCATCACTCACAGTAAACGAAGGCGCCAGCATTACTTGCTCAGCCTGGAATGGTAGTACCGGAGGTATTGTTGCCATCGAGAACAATGGAACCTCTGTTATCAATGGAACTATTGATGCAACTGCTAAGGGTTTTCAAGGTGGAGCAGTGGAATGGAATACCGCAACACCCGGAAATCACACGATCTGGAGATCCACTGCCGATACGGATGGTGGTGAAAAAGGAGAAAGCATTGCCGGGATCCCTTCTTCATTACCCAATGGAAGATATGGTCGTGGTGCACCTGCGAACGGTGGCGGCGGCGGTAATTCGCACAATGCCGGCGGCGGCGGTGGAGCCAATGGAGGCAATGTAGCATCCTGGAATGGCAAAGGAAATCCATTCAACTTGAATGGTAACTGGACTACTGCATGGAATCTTGAAGCAGCAGGTTTCGCCCTGAATACATCAAGTGGTGGTGGCCGGGGTGGTTATACATGGTCCAATGCAAGTTTGAATCCAATCACTACAGCTCCCGGTAATGCGGGGTGGACAGGTGATAATCGTTACAATGTAGGTGGTTATGGTGGACGGCCGAATACATTTACATCATCCAAAATTTTTATGGGTGGAGGTGGAGGTGCCGGTGATGCCAATAATAATGTAGCTACAGGCGGTGGAGATGGTGGCGGAATCGTTTATCTCCTGAGTGGAAAAAATGTCAGCGGTGCCGGATCCATTGTAGCCAATGGTGAAGATGTACCAACATCTTCCGGAACACCCGGTGACGCGGGTGGTGGCGGCGGTGGCGGCGGAGCGATATTTATATTTTCATATACAGGTACAGTTAGTGGAATTACTCTCACCGCACGGGGAGGAGTTGGAGGATCACAATTTTTGAATAATGGAGCTGAAGTGGAAGGAAATGGCGGCGGTGGCGGCGGTGGTTATATTTCAGTTTCCAATCCGGTTCTTGGCTTAGCAACAAGTGTTGCAGGAGGTACTTTTGGAGTTACCAATGCCCCGCCAATGGTGAATTTTACTGCAAACGGTGCTACCAGCGGAGGTGCAGGAAGTATTGTCAATAATCCCGCGAATCCGTATTCCACTAGTACCACCCTTCCCATCGAATTGAAATCATTTGAAGCAAGGCCCGAAAACGGAATGGTGCATATTGAATGGCTCACCGCAAGCGAAGTGAACAATAACTACTTCATTGTTGAAAAAAGTCAGGATGGTATTCTTTATACACGCTTGTGTTTGGTGAATGGAGCCGGAAACAGCACATCCGAATTGTATTATGAATGTATGGATGAACATCCATCTACCGGAATCAGCTATTACAGACTCAGCCAAACGGATTATGATGGTAAGACTGAATTTTTCGAACCGGTAATTGTCAGAATGCAGGGCGATACTCCCGAAAGCTTAAGGATAAAAAGCATTTACCCAAATCCGTTTGAAGAGGAACTTTCTTTTGTCTTTTCGGAAAAACCGCCAACCGGAAAAGTATGTCTCGTGAATTCAGCCGGACAAGTTGTGCGTATGGAAAAAATGGAAACTGGTGAAAATAAATTTAAATTGAATCACCTCGATAATTTACTACCCGGAACTTACTATTTGTGTTTTGTCAGCAAAGACAATAAAGTTGTCCTGCAAAAAGTGATGAAGCAGTAA
- a CDS encoding c-type cytochrome has translation MKTLLISLFIAITFIACQGPAPKQQETASTANADQQKDQNLLNAARNFFQPLPLVAENAENPITPEKVNLGKLLYYDTHLSKAGKNSCNSCHNLATYGVDNKATSTGDAGKNGERNSPTVLNAALHTSQFWDGRAKDVEEQAGMPIMNPVEMAIPHKDFLVNRLASLPVYKEEFSKAFPEDKNPVTFENLQKSIAAFERTLITPSKFDKYLGGDLASLTAEEKNGLQSFMDAGCTTCHNGAVLGGTMFQKFGLVADYHSLTGSNTKDEGRKNVTKQESDKDMFKVPGLRNITETYPYFHDGSVAELDKAIQIMAKVQLNKDLTADQVSSISAFLKTLKGEVPEDAKKIPDLLVQK, from the coding sequence ATGAAGACGCTACTCATCTCCCTTTTTATCGCAATCACTTTTATTGCCTGCCAGGGACCGGCTCCAAAGCAACAAGAAACCGCAAGTACTGCAAATGCTGATCAACAAAAGGATCAAAATCTTCTGAATGCTGCCCGCAATTTTTTTCAACCCTTGCCACTTGTTGCGGAGAATGCTGAAAATCCAATCACCCCTGAAAAAGTGAACCTTGGTAAATTGTTGTATTACGATACTCATCTTTCCAAAGCGGGTAAAAACAGTTGCAATTCATGTCACAACCTGGCAACGTATGGAGTCGATAATAAGGCGACATCGACCGGTGATGCAGGAAAAAATGGAGAACGAAACTCTCCAACAGTGCTGAACGCGGCATTGCATACTTCCCAATTCTGGGATGGTCGTGCGAAGGATGTGGAAGAGCAAGCCGGTATGCCAATCATGAACCCGGTTGAAATGGCTATTCCGCACAAAGATTTTCTGGTAAATCGACTGGCTTCACTTCCGGTTTACAAGGAAGAATTCAGCAAAGCCTTTCCTGAAGATAAAAATCCGGTGACATTCGAAAATCTGCAGAAATCGATTGCTGCTTTTGAACGTACATTAATTACACCATCCAAGTTTGATAAATATCTTGGTGGAGACCTTGCCTCTTTAACAGCAGAAGAAAAAAATGGTCTGCAATCTTTTATGGATGCAGGTTGTACAACCTGTCATAACGGTGCTGTTCTTGGAGGAACGATGTTTCAAAAATTTGGCCTTGTAGCGGATTATCATTCACTCACCGGAAGTAATACAAAAGATGAAGGAAGGAAAAATGTAACAAAACAAGAAAGCGATAAAGATATGTTCAAAGTTCCCGGCTTAAGGAATATTACGGAAACATATCCTTATTTCCATGATGGTAGCGTTGCGGAACTCGATAAAGCAATTCAGATCATGGCAAAAGTGCAACTGAACAAGGACCTGACCGCCGATCAGGTAAGTTCAATCTCAGCTTTCCTGAAAACACTCAAAGGAGAAGTTCCCGAGGATGCTAAAAAAATTCCGGATCTTCTTGTACAAAAATAA
- a CDS encoding aspartate-semialdehyde dehydrogenase, with translation MKVAVVGATGLVGGMMLKVLEERNFPVTELIPVASEKSVGKQISFRGKNYSVVGMEEGVRLRPQIALFSAGGNTSLEWAPKFAAAGSVVIDNSSAWRMHPDKALIVPEINADILSVNDKIIANPNCSTIQMVMALSPLHKAYKIKRIVVSTYQSVSGTGKKAVDQLMNERKGISGEMAYKYNIDLNVLPQIDVFIENGYTKEEMKMVNETRKILRDDSIRVTSTTVRVPVKGGHSESVNVEFEKDYSLDDVRNLLSNTPGVTVVDDPANAKYPMPIDAEGKDDVFVGRIRRDESQDNTLNLWIVSDNLRKGAATNAVQIAEYLVSKKSFHRLFYSQGIPLLCQLFLYKKIRNFFSILGNFSFECFQES, from the coding sequence ATGAAAGTTGCTGTAGTCGGCGCCACCGGACTGGTGGGCGGTATGATGTTAAAAGTTTTAGAAGAAAGAAATTTCCCTGTTACCGAACTGATCCCTGTCGCTTCCGAGAAATCGGTGGGCAAACAAATCAGCTTCCGCGGGAAAAACTACAGTGTTGTAGGAATGGAGGAAGGTGTGCGATTGCGTCCACAAATCGCTTTGTTTTCAGCAGGCGGAAATACATCCCTCGAATGGGCTCCAAAATTTGCCGCTGCCGGAAGTGTGGTGATTGATAACTCCTCCGCATGGCGAATGCATCCCGACAAAGCATTGATTGTTCCTGAAATCAACGCGGATATTTTATCCGTCAATGATAAGATCATCGCCAATCCGAATTGCTCCACGATACAAATGGTGATGGCATTAAGTCCGTTGCACAAAGCATATAAAATCAAACGCATTGTAGTCAGCACTTATCAGAGTGTTTCGGGTACCGGAAAAAAAGCTGTGGACCAGCTGATGAATGAGCGAAAAGGTATTTCCGGTGAGATGGCCTATAAGTATAACATCGATCTGAATGTTTTACCTCAAATTGATGTGTTCATAGAGAATGGTTATACCAAGGAAGAAATGAAGATGGTGAATGAAACGCGGAAAATTCTTCGCGACGATTCAATCCGTGTTACTTCCACAACGGTTCGTGTTCCTGTAAAAGGCGGACACAGCGAATCCGTGAATGTAGAATTTGAAAAAGACTATTCTCTCGACGATGTCCGGAATTTATTGTCAAATACTCCGGGTGTCACTGTAGTTGACGATCCTGCCAACGCGAAATATCCTATGCCAATCGATGCCGAAGGAAAAGATGATGTGTTTGTAGGCAGAATTCGTCGGGATGAATCACAGGACAACACACTCAATCTCTGGATTGTTTCCGACAACCTCCGCAAAGGGGCCGCGACCAATGCTGTTCAGATTGCAGAATACCTTGTGAGTAAAAAATCGTTTCATAGATTATTCTACTCACAAGGTATTCCACTGCTCTGTCAATTATTTTTGTACAAGAAGATCCGGAATTTTTTTAGCATCCTCGGGAACTTCTCCTTTGAGTGTTTTCAGGAAAGCTGA